A window from Pseudomonas moraviensis encodes these proteins:
- a CDS encoding alkene reductase produces the protein MTRRLFQPIALGPYTLAHRVAMAPLTRSRAGQPGDVPTAMNAEYYRQRASAALIITEATQISQQGQGYAWTPGIYTDAQVQAWREVSTAVHAAHGLIFMQLWHVGRVSHPSFQPDAGLPVAPSALPVPGKTFIVDEQGNGVWGDVPVPRALETAEIAAIVEDYRRAARNALNAGMDGVEIHAGNGYLLDQFLNSNSNQRNDAYGGSVENRARFLLEVVAAVADEVGAERVGVRLTPMGRFMGMGDDTPEATFGYLVEALNQWNLAYLHLVEPAMVGTVKDENFDPRWDAIIAQLRQTWNGVLILAGGYDAESAEQALSADRADIIAFGRPFLANPDLPRRLHDGLELNTPDPSSFFGGDQRGYVDYPFHA, from the coding sequence ATGACCCGTCGCCTGTTCCAACCGATCGCCCTCGGCCCTTACACCCTTGCCCACCGCGTAGCGATGGCGCCCCTGACGCGCTCACGCGCCGGTCAACCGGGCGATGTTCCGACCGCGATGAACGCCGAGTACTACCGCCAACGTGCCAGTGCCGCGCTGATCATCACCGAGGCCACGCAGATTTCCCAACAGGGCCAGGGCTATGCGTGGACGCCGGGGATCTACACCGACGCACAAGTGCAGGCGTGGCGTGAAGTCAGCACGGCGGTGCACGCGGCCCATGGCCTGATCTTCATGCAGCTGTGGCATGTGGGCCGGGTCTCGCATCCGAGCTTCCAGCCTGACGCCGGTTTGCCGGTGGCACCGAGCGCACTGCCTGTGCCGGGCAAGACCTTTATCGTCGATGAACAAGGCAATGGCGTGTGGGGTGATGTGCCGGTACCGCGCGCCCTCGAAACAGCGGAAATCGCCGCCATCGTCGAAGACTATCGCCGCGCCGCGCGCAACGCCTTGAACGCTGGCATGGACGGCGTGGAAATCCATGCCGGCAACGGTTACCTCCTCGATCAATTCCTCAACAGCAACAGCAATCAGCGCAACGACGCCTATGGCGGCAGCGTGGAAAACCGTGCGCGCTTTCTGCTGGAAGTAGTCGCCGCCGTCGCTGACGAAGTCGGTGCCGAACGCGTCGGCGTGCGCCTGACGCCAATGGGCCGCTTCATGGGCATGGGCGATGACACGCCTGAAGCGACCTTCGGTTATCTGGTCGAAGCGCTCAATCAGTGGAATCTGGCCTACCTGCACTTGGTCGAGCCGGCCATGGTCGGCACGGTCAAGGACGAGAACTTCGACCCGCGCTGGGACGCGATCATCGCCCAGTTGCGCCAGACCTGGAACGGCGTCCTGATCCTCGCCGGCGGTTACGACGCCGAGTCCGCCGAACAGGCCTTGAGCGCTGATCGCGCCGACATCATTGCCTTCGGCCGGCCATTTCTGGCGAACCCGGACCTGCCACGTCGGTTGCACGATGGCCTTGAGCTGAACACACCGGATCCGAGCAGTTTCTTCGGCGGCGATCAGCGCGGCTACGTCGATTACCCGTTCCACGCCTGA
- a CDS encoding helix-turn-helix domain-containing protein, which produces MNPQSVKSDHPCHLARPLGALSGWQERRAKAYMLRDLSRSLRVSEIAEHCNLSRSHFSRAFKIVTGCSPQEWMLKMKIDKAKGLLLTSMAITDIVYECGFSDHSHFTRTFGRMVGMPPKVWRQAMCRARVAVVEADVWRLSDGLLNSTIGARLTELRP; this is translated from the coding sequence ATGAACCCGCAATCGGTGAAGTCAGACCACCCCTGCCACCTCGCGCGCCCCTTGGGCGCGCTGTCCGGCTGGCAGGAACGCCGCGCCAAGGCCTACATGCTGCGCGACCTGAGCCGCAGCCTGCGGGTCAGCGAAATTGCCGAGCACTGCAACCTGTCGCGCAGTCATTTTTCCCGGGCGTTCAAGATCGTGACTGGCTGCTCGCCGCAGGAATGGATGCTGAAGATGAAGATCGACAAGGCCAAGGGCTTGCTGCTGACCTCGATGGCGATTACCGACATTGTTTACGAATGCGGTTTTTCCGATCACTCGCACTTCACGCGCACGTTTGGACGCATGGTGGGAATGCCACCGAAGGTCTGGCGACAGGCGATGTGCCGGGCGCGGGTGGCGGTGGTTGAGGCGGATGTCTGGCGGCTTAGCGATGGGCTGCTGAACTCGACGATAGGCGCGCGGTTGACGGAACTGCGGCCTTGA
- a CDS encoding AAA family ATPase yields MLRRDHELTWFTLEDSRSGQTWFAVRAPIQRPALCQRLERDFHVQLPSQWAINPLALIRSADGPVLVYPQWGAPLAGLLDAAGLPLGRVLNIAVAAANALAHSRQPETAQNPVGASLLAKASIQPTSPLTDPPLSRAGSLPQSALLPWHLLVGADDSVRLMGFHTQAQETPDSELPSLEHWPYLAPEQLQRDGAGFDERSEVYALSAIIYEALAGRPPLTARDASQWLHVHAAVEPLSPAQYIPDLPQGICHVLLKGLAKEPEARYQSIESLAADLTWCLRQWQKKGQIEAFRLGAFDARATATRGDVLFGRDDERKQLLEQIQRVRSDGIARVLLVAGAPGAGKSTLIQQVLRTQAPGYWASGKVELLQNDRPFAPLAQIFQSLISQVLTKPTLALQALGAQLSDTLKGRGRLLVDMAPDAELLIGTTAELPDMPARHALDRVNRALLDVLEVFAQPGHPLLLFIDDVQWADDSTQAFLKAFIARPTRHLLLILAYREGKLPQGPGSWSDDLRAAPTLPVSDLALRPLSAQAVAQLMAIELDADVDNLEALARVVHFKTAGNPLFVSQVARALVDERLLRFDATTRRWVWDQAEVNGYRYADNVAELMVHRLQRLPVSAREVLRTAGYVGGRCEEALLQRLLPDDPAQLLRDVNYLVSAGLLLREPGQLVFPHDRVLEAAAALTAPAGRAVEHARIAAAMLDHCGEQRQARVFDIASQIQRSDVNALQPPRRADFIQLLVEAAERARASAAVEQAVDYLRSAEVLLGDSGWTQLYPQAFAARWLAADCAMLLADLPGAQQRLDDCLNHAETPLDRAKTYRLRASLRTLHSDYHGAISEALSGLALLDIDLQRQPSKAQLGEAFERVRQLVGARRIADLTALPKANEPRIEVAMELLSTLIASFFVQDDIAFLHLAKMVELTLLHGTTPSSGYGFAWYGVMIADRYGEYLDGAAFAELALELTDLHGYEAGRTGTLVALDQVSPWTKPMAHARQKAFAAFECGQAGGDLGMSCYACNHIGSDLLFMGEPLQNVLNELDVGLSWVRQFHYIDIERILLAQQAFASDLRNEPEPRSIAELDALEHDRFGPLDRGRVSQPTLFWKGLYSGMSAFYFGEVRYALRRFEDAEALTWSLPAHIDLAHYYLFYSLALASPDAPGSAAEKLQKLQQQRQRFLSWVELNPSTFSNKLLLVEGAMARVRGEGLVAIRCFDQAQIAAAAAGFIHEQALAHEQLAEVCLANGLVSGTHHHLRVARDCYVQWGAQAKARQLEAAHPFLAREYSLETVAPVTRVRLDLEVGIEAARAVSQEVLLDRLVETLMNHLMIQAGADRGALLLVADGELQLAAAAHVEAGNVRVSQDNQRPFEQIAPVSVLNSTMRTRTPMVLDDARADCPQAYSADLQQRQARSMMCLPLLKQGALIGLVYLENSLVPKLFSAERLTMLEILASQAAVSLQTARLYAQLVEDNRLRAQMEADLRSSRAELARNAHLKMMGELSASIAHEISQPLLGISSNASASLRWLKRDTPDLDEAIQGLEDIRADSARATEIVQALRALAKQAPLQRLPLSIDVLIGEVVQLTASDVHSRRVSLHTRLNAAGPVLADRVQIQQVIYNLITNALEAMAGQGVVDGRVVIESTVADGQVCVSVQDNGPGIAEHQREEIFDAFFTTKGSGMGMGLAICRTVIGAHGGTLRVEDSEEGARICFRLPLAPDARIKSPSP; encoded by the coding sequence CTGCTGCGTCGCGACCATGAACTGACGTGGTTCACCCTCGAAGACAGCCGCTCGGGCCAGACATGGTTTGCCGTACGCGCGCCGATCCAGCGTCCGGCGCTGTGCCAGCGGCTGGAGCGCGACTTCCATGTGCAGCTGCCATCGCAATGGGCGATCAACCCGCTCGCGCTGATTCGTTCGGCGGACGGCCCGGTGCTGGTCTACCCACAGTGGGGCGCGCCGCTGGCGGGATTGCTCGACGCCGCCGGCCTGCCGCTCGGGCGCGTGCTGAACATCGCCGTCGCCGCCGCGAATGCGCTGGCCCACTCTCGGCAACCCGAGACAGCGCAAAACCCTGTGGGAGCGAGCCTGCTCGCGAAAGCGTCAATTCAGCCGACATCGCCCTTGACTGACCCACCGCTTTCGCGAGCAGGCTCGCTCCCACAGAGTGCTTTATTGCCTTGGCATCTGCTGGTCGGCGCTGACGACAGTGTCAGGCTGATGGGCTTTCACACCCAGGCCCAGGAAACCCCGGACAGCGAACTGCCGAGCCTCGAACACTGGCCCTATCTGGCGCCGGAGCAGCTGCAGCGCGATGGCGCCGGGTTCGATGAACGCAGCGAGGTGTATGCGCTGTCGGCAATCATCTACGAGGCCCTGGCCGGGCGCCCGCCGCTGACCGCCCGCGACGCCTCGCAATGGTTGCATGTGCATGCCGCCGTCGAGCCATTGTCGCCGGCGCAATACATCCCCGACCTGCCGCAAGGCATTTGTCATGTGCTGCTCAAAGGCCTGGCCAAGGAGCCGGAGGCGCGTTACCAGAGCATCGAATCGCTGGCCGCCGATCTGACCTGGTGCCTGCGCCAATGGCAGAAAAAAGGCCAGATCGAAGCGTTCCGCCTCGGTGCCTTCGATGCACGGGCGACGGCTACGCGCGGCGATGTGCTGTTCGGCCGTGATGACGAGCGCAAGCAACTGCTCGAACAGATCCAGCGCGTGCGCAGCGATGGCATCGCCCGCGTGCTGCTGGTCGCCGGCGCGCCGGGGGCGGGCAAGTCGACGCTGATTCAGCAAGTGCTGCGCACACAAGCACCCGGTTACTGGGCCAGCGGCAAGGTTGAACTGCTGCAAAACGACCGACCCTTCGCGCCACTGGCGCAGATTTTTCAATCGCTGATCAGCCAAGTGTTGACCAAGCCCACGCTGGCCTTGCAGGCCCTCGGGGCGCAGCTGAGCGATACCCTCAAAGGCCGTGGCCGCTTGCTGGTGGACATGGCGCCGGACGCCGAATTGCTGATCGGTACCACCGCCGAATTACCGGACATGCCGGCCCGCCATGCCCTCGACCGAGTCAATCGGGCGCTGCTCGATGTCCTCGAGGTCTTTGCGCAACCGGGGCATCCGCTGCTGTTGTTCATCGATGACGTGCAGTGGGCGGACGACTCGACCCAAGCGTTTCTCAAAGCTTTCATCGCCCGGCCGACGCGGCATTTGTTGCTGATTCTGGCCTATCGCGAGGGCAAGCTACCGCAAGGTCCGGGCAGTTGGAGCGATGACCTGCGCGCCGCCCCGACATTGCCAGTCAGCGATCTTGCATTACGGCCGCTGTCGGCGCAGGCCGTCGCGCAATTGATGGCGATCGAACTCGATGCCGACGTCGATAACCTCGAGGCGCTGGCGCGCGTCGTGCATTTCAAGACCGCCGGCAATCCGTTGTTCGTCAGCCAGGTGGCACGGGCTCTGGTGGATGAGCGTCTGCTGCGTTTCGATGCAACGACGCGGCGCTGGGTGTGGGATCAGGCCGAGGTGAACGGCTATCGCTACGCCGACAATGTGGCCGAATTGATGGTGCACCGCTTGCAGCGTCTGCCGGTCAGTGCACGCGAAGTGCTGCGTACGGCGGGTTACGTCGGTGGGCGCTGTGAAGAAGCGCTGTTGCAGCGACTGCTGCCGGATGATCCAGCGCAATTGCTGCGTGATGTGAATTACCTGGTCAGCGCCGGACTTCTCCTGCGCGAACCGGGCCAACTGGTGTTTCCCCACGACCGCGTACTCGAGGCGGCCGCTGCCTTGACGGCGCCAGCCGGGCGCGCCGTCGAACATGCGCGCATAGCCGCCGCCATGCTCGATCACTGCGGCGAGCAGCGGCAGGCGCGGGTCTTCGACATTGCCAGTCAGATTCAGCGCAGCGACGTCAACGCGCTGCAACCACCTCGGCGCGCCGATTTCATCCAGCTGTTGGTCGAAGCCGCTGAGCGCGCCCGCGCTAGCGCCGCGGTCGAGCAGGCCGTGGATTATCTGCGCAGCGCCGAGGTATTGCTCGGCGACAGCGGCTGGACGCAGCTCTACCCGCAAGCCTTCGCGGCGCGCTGGCTGGCGGCCGATTGCGCGATGTTGCTGGCGGATCTCCCCGGCGCGCAACAGCGCCTCGATGACTGCCTCAACCACGCCGAGACCCCACTGGACCGAGCGAAAACCTATCGCCTGCGCGCCAGTCTGCGCACTTTGCACTCCGATTATCACGGGGCGATCAGCGAAGCGTTGAGCGGTCTTGCGTTGCTCGATATCGACCTGCAGCGACAACCCTCGAAAGCGCAACTGGGCGAAGCGTTCGAGCGGGTTCGGCAATTGGTCGGCGCGCGACGGATCGCTGATCTGACCGCATTGCCCAAGGCCAACGAGCCGCGAATCGAAGTGGCGATGGAGCTGCTGAGCACGCTGATCGCCTCATTCTTCGTGCAGGACGATATTGCCTTTCTGCACTTGGCGAAGATGGTCGAGCTGACGTTGCTGCATGGTACGACGCCGAGCAGCGGCTACGGTTTTGCCTGGTACGGCGTGATGATCGCCGACCGCTATGGCGAATATCTGGACGGTGCCGCTTTCGCCGAACTGGCGCTTGAACTCACTGATCTGCATGGCTACGAAGCGGGACGCACCGGCACCTTGGTGGCGCTGGATCAGGTCAGCCCGTGGACCAAACCGATGGCCCACGCCCGGCAGAAGGCTTTCGCCGCGTTCGAATGCGGTCAGGCGGGCGGCGATCTCGGCATGTCGTGTTACGCCTGCAACCATATCGGCTCGGATTTGCTGTTCATGGGCGAACCGCTGCAAAACGTGTTGAACGAACTGGACGTCGGCCTGAGCTGGGTGCGGCAGTTTCACTACATCGACATCGAACGCATTCTGCTGGCGCAACAGGCGTTTGCCAGTGACCTGCGCAATGAGCCTGAGCCTCGTTCGATCGCAGAGCTTGATGCGTTGGAGCATGACCGCTTCGGCCCGCTGGATCGCGGTCGCGTTTCGCAGCCGACACTGTTCTGGAAAGGGTTGTACTCGGGCATGTCGGCGTTCTATTTCGGTGAAGTGCGCTACGCGCTGCGCCGTTTCGAAGACGCCGAGGCGTTGACCTGGTCGCTGCCGGCGCACATCGATCTGGCCCATTACTACCTGTTCTACAGCCTGGCGCTGGCCAGTCCCGATGCGCCGGGCTCTGCCGCGGAAAAATTGCAGAAACTGCAGCAGCAACGTCAGCGTTTCCTGTCTTGGGTGGAGCTCAATCCTTCGACCTTCAGCAACAAACTGCTGCTGGTCGAAGGCGCAATGGCCCGTGTGCGCGGGGAAGGGCTGGTCGCCATTCGCTGCTTCGACCAGGCGCAAATCGCCGCGGCCGCGGCCGGGTTCATCCATGAACAAGCGCTGGCCCATGAGCAATTGGCTGAAGTTTGCCTGGCAAACGGTCTGGTCTCGGGAACGCATCATCACCTGCGCGTCGCCCGCGATTGTTATGTCCAGTGGGGCGCGCAGGCCAAGGCGCGTCAGCTCGAAGCCGCGCATCCGTTTCTGGCTCGCGAGTATTCGCTGGAAACCGTAGCGCCGGTGACGCGGGTGCGCCTTGATCTGGAAGTCGGCATCGAAGCGGCGCGCGCGGTCTCGCAAGAAGTGCTGCTCGATCGGCTGGTGGAAACCTTGATGAATCACTTGATGATTCAGGCCGGAGCCGATCGGGGTGCGCTGTTGTTGGTCGCTGACGGTGAGTTGCAACTGGCCGCTGCCGCGCACGTCGAGGCGGGTAACGTGCGGGTCAGCCAGGACAACCAGCGCCCGTTTGAGCAGATCGCCCCGGTTTCAGTGCTCAATTCGACCATGCGTACGCGCACGCCGATGGTGCTCGACGATGCCCGCGCCGACTGCCCGCAAGCCTACAGCGCTGATCTGCAGCAACGGCAGGCGCGCTCGATGATGTGCCTGCCGTTGCTCAAACAAGGCGCGTTGATTGGTCTGGTTTATCTGGAAAACAGCCTGGTTCCGAAGCTGTTCAGCGCCGAACGCCTGACGATGCTGGAAATCCTTGCCTCGCAGGCGGCGGTGTCGTTGCAGACCGCGCGGTTGTACGCGCAACTGGTCGAAGACAACCGACTGCGGGCGCAGATGGAGGCTGACTTGCGCAGCTCGCGGGCGGAACTGGCGCGTAACGCGCACCTGAAAATGATGGGCGAGCTGTCGGCCTCGATCGCCCACGAAATCAGCCAGCCATTGCTGGGAATCTCATCGAACGCCTCGGCCAGTCTGCGCTGGCTCAAGCGCGACACACCGGATCTCGACGAAGCGATTCAGGGCCTGGAGGACATCCGCGCCGACAGCGCCCGGGCCACCGAGATTGTCCAGGCCTTGCGCGCCTTGGCCAAACAGGCGCCGCTGCAACGGCTGCCGCTTTCGATTGACGTGTTGATTGGCGAGGTAGTGCAACTGACGGCCAGTGATGTGCACAGTCGCAGGGTGAGCTTGCACACCCGGCTCAATGCTGCTGGCCCGGTGTTGGCGGATCGCGTGCAGATCCAGCAGGTAATCTACAACCTGATCACCAACGCACTGGAGGCGATGGCCGGGCAGGGTGTTGTGGATGGGCGGGTGGTTATCGAGTCGACGGTGGCCGATGGGCAGGTCTGTGTGTCTGTGCAGGACAATGGGCCGGGGATTGCCGAGCATCAGCGTGAGGAGATTTTCGACGCATTTTTCACCACCAAAGGCAGTGGCATGGGCATGGGCCTGGCGATTTGCCGAACGGTGATCGGCGCCCATGGCGGGACGTTGCGCGTGGAGGACAGCGAAGAGGGCGCGCGAATCTGTTTCAGACTGCCGCTGGCGCCGGACGCCAGGATCAAAAGCCCCTCACCCTAG
- a CDS encoding response regulator: MIRLGQATISLERREAFLDGRPLRVGGRAFEILSVLMQADGRIVSKDELINQVWPDIVVEENNLQVQISSLRKLLGEKEIIQTVPRRGYRLLKDREPNLPLFNPLASAPIVAQPPPVDAQSVPVFIVDDEACVRTALSRLLRAEGIEHRIFQSAEELLDADIANGPACLLLDVSLPEATGLQLQAALNQRGLPWPVIFMTGHGTIPMSVQAMKAGAVEFLTKPFNDDELLGILRNTRQHAATAYDQWQRVQHVRQLAAHLTPREREVLPLIVGGLSNKQIANQLGTSEVTAKVHRKHIMAKMQTRSLVNLVELYGLISAAPSPGPSSLS, from the coding sequence ATGATCCGACTCGGCCAAGCCACGATTTCTCTGGAACGGCGCGAAGCCTTTCTCGATGGCCGGCCCTTGCGCGTGGGCGGGCGGGCGTTCGAAATACTCTCGGTGCTGATGCAGGCCGACGGGCGCATCGTCAGCAAGGACGAACTGATCAATCAGGTGTGGCCGGACATCGTCGTCGAAGAGAACAATCTGCAAGTGCAGATTTCCTCGCTGCGCAAACTGCTCGGGGAAAAAGAAATCATCCAGACGGTTCCCCGTCGAGGTTACCGATTATTGAAAGACCGCGAACCCAATCTGCCGCTGTTCAACCCACTGGCCTCGGCGCCGATCGTGGCGCAGCCGCCGCCGGTCGATGCGCAATCGGTGCCGGTGTTCATTGTCGACGATGAGGCCTGCGTGCGTACCGCGTTGAGCCGCTTGTTGCGCGCCGAAGGCATCGAACACCGGATTTTCCAGTCCGCCGAGGAATTGCTCGACGCCGACATCGCCAATGGCCCGGCGTGCCTGCTGCTCGACGTCAGCCTGCCGGAAGCCACGGGTTTGCAGTTGCAGGCGGCACTGAACCAGCGCGGCTTGCCGTGGCCGGTGATCTTCATGACCGGCCACGGCACCATTCCGATGTCGGTGCAGGCCATGAAGGCCGGCGCGGTGGAGTTTCTGACCAAGCCCTTCAATGACGATGAACTGCTCGGCATTCTGCGCAACACTCGTCAGCACGCGGCGACGGCGTACGATCAATGGCAACGGGTTCAGCACGTGCGGCAATTGGCAGCGCACCTGACGCCGCGTGAGCGCGAGGTGCTGCCGCTTATAGTTGGCGGTCTGTCGAACAAGCAGATCGCCAACCAGTTGGGCACCAGTGAGGTGACCGCCAAGGTTCACCGTAAACACATCATGGCGAAGATGCAGACCCGCTCGCTGGTCAACCTCGTCGAACTCTACGGACTGATCAGCGCTGCGCCTTCGCCTGGCCCATCGAGCCTGTCGTGA
- a CDS encoding response regulator transcription factor, with protein sequence MSGLAGCPTAADGTRPTIVCIVDDDASVRKSLSNLLRSVGYRAQVYASGEAFLADADFAEIACLLLDLRMPGLSGIDVMRALPRQIPVICMSAHWDEAALAETGHYQAFECLCKPFEEEVLLAALDKALHR encoded by the coding sequence GTGAGCGGCCTGGCGGGTTGCCCGACGGCAGCCGACGGCACCCGACCTACCATCGTCTGCATCGTTGATGACGACGCATCCGTGCGCAAAAGCCTGTCGAATCTTCTGCGTTCCGTCGGTTATCGCGCGCAGGTGTATGCCAGCGGCGAAGCGTTTCTCGCCGACGCCGACTTCGCCGAGATCGCCTGTCTGCTGCTGGACCTGCGCATGCCCGGCCTGTCCGGCATCGACGTCATGCGCGCGCTGCCGCGACAGATTCCGGTGATCTGCATGTCTGCTCACTGGGACGAGGCGGCGCTGGCCGAAACCGGGCATTACCAGGCGTTCGAGTGCCTGTGCAAACCCTTCGAGGAAGAGGTGTTACTGGCGGCACTCGACAAGGCCCTGCACCGCTAA
- a CDS encoding TetR/AcrR family transcriptional regulator — MRVSKAQAQANREHIVETASVMFRERGYDGVGVADLMAAAGFTHGGFYKHFGSKADLMAEASANSLAQSLASAEAMSVQDFIDVYVSRDHRDGRSTGCTMAALCGDAARQSGDVKTAFAEGIERLLQILGEKYPTAPQGEGRSKMIDLLAHAVGAIMLSRACPDDSALADEILAVCHASMTESLPVIETQEETMQDS; from the coding sequence ATGCGCGTATCCAAAGCTCAGGCTCAGGCCAATCGCGAGCACATTGTCGAAACGGCTTCAGTGATGTTCCGCGAACGCGGTTATGACGGGGTTGGTGTGGCTGACCTGATGGCGGCGGCCGGTTTCACCCACGGCGGTTTTTACAAACACTTCGGCTCCAAGGCCGATCTGATGGCCGAAGCGTCGGCCAACAGCCTGGCGCAGTCACTGGCCAGCGCCGAGGCGATGAGCGTGCAGGACTTCATCGATGTGTACGTTTCACGCGACCATCGCGACGGCCGTTCCACTGGTTGCACCATGGCGGCACTGTGCGGCGATGCGGCGCGGCAGTCGGGGGATGTGAAGACAGCTTTCGCCGAGGGCATCGAGCGCTTATTGCAGATCCTGGGCGAGAAATACCCGACCGCGCCGCAAGGTGAGGGCAGAAGCAAAATGATCGACCTGCTGGCCCATGCGGTCGGCGCGATCATGCTGTCGCGGGCCTGCCCGGACGACTCGGCGCTGGCCGATGAAATCCTGGCGGTGTGTCACGCTTCGATGACTGAGTCGTTGCCCGTGATCGAGACTCAGGAAGAAACCATGCAGGACAGTTGA
- a CDS encoding SDR family NAD(P)-dependent oxidoreductase produces MTTRPTVLITGASTGIGAVYAARFAQRGHDLVLVARDQSRLDALAAGLRAEHNVNIEVLQADLTRLSDLQTVEARLRDDARIGILVNNAGAAQSGTFIEQSTDSVAQLVALNTTALVRLASAIAPRLAKAGDGAIINIGSVVGLAPEFGMSVYGATKAFVLFLSQGLSLELSPKGVYVQAVLPAATRTEIWDRAGIDINTLTDIMEVGDMVDAALVGFDRREVVTIPPLHEGERWDALQTARQGLLGQIRQSAVAPRYLPQA; encoded by the coding sequence ATGACTACTCGCCCTACTGTTCTGATCACTGGCGCCTCCACCGGCATCGGCGCGGTCTACGCCGCACGTTTCGCCCAACGCGGGCACGATCTGGTGCTGGTCGCCCGTGACCAGTCGCGTCTGGACGCCCTCGCCGCCGGTCTGCGCGCTGAGCACAACGTCAATATCGAAGTGCTGCAAGCCGATCTGACCCGACTCAGCGATCTGCAGACTGTCGAAGCGCGCCTGCGCGACGACGCGCGCATCGGCATCCTCGTCAACAATGCCGGCGCCGCGCAGTCCGGCACGTTCATCGAACAAAGCACTGACAGCGTGGCGCAACTGGTCGCCCTCAACACCACCGCGCTGGTGCGGCTGGCCAGCGCCATCGCCCCGCGTCTGGCCAAGGCTGGGGACGGCGCGATCATCAACATCGGTTCGGTGGTGGGCCTGGCGCCGGAGTTCGGCATGTCGGTGTATGGCGCGACCAAAGCGTTCGTGCTGTTTCTCTCCCAGGGCCTGAGCCTGGAGCTGTCGCCGAAAGGCGTGTACGTGCAAGCCGTACTACCCGCCGCCACCCGTACGGAAATCTGGGACCGCGCCGGTATCGACATCAACACGCTGACCGACATCATGGAAGTCGGCGACATGGTTGACGCTGCGCTGGTCGGTTTTGATCGTCGCGAAGTCGTCACCATCCCGCCGCTGCATGAAGGCGAACGCTGGGATGCCCTGCAAACCGCGCGGCAGGGCCTGCTGGGGCAGATTCGCCAGTCGGCCGTGGCGCCACGTTATCTGCCTCAAGCCTGA
- a CDS encoding NADP-dependent oxidoreductase → MKAFFIERYGKQNGRIGDVPEPLIGENDVLIEVHGSSINPLDLKIRSGEFKMILPYQMPLILGNDVAGVVLGTGAAVKRFKPGDEVYARAPENRIGTFAHRIAVDETAVALKPARLDMTEAACMPLVALTAWQALVEVARLQKGQKVLIHAGSGGVGTVAIQLARHLGAFVATTTSTANVEWVKALGADVVIDYTQQDFASELRDYDVVLNSLGGDVLEKSLKVLKPGGQLISLSGPPTAQFAQEQGLSWLLGLVMRVLSSGIRRKARKRGVRYAFLFMRADGIQLQKISALIEAGVIKPVIDRIFGFDQIADALHYVEQGRAKGKVAIVIDPESPSP, encoded by the coding sequence ATGAAAGCATTTTTCATCGAGCGCTACGGCAAGCAGAACGGCCGGATTGGCGACGTCCCCGAACCGCTGATCGGGGAAAACGACGTGCTGATCGAAGTGCACGGCAGCAGCATCAACCCGCTGGATCTGAAGATTCGCAGCGGCGAATTCAAGATGATCCTGCCCTATCAGATGCCTTTGATATTGGGCAACGATGTCGCCGGTGTGGTGCTCGGCACTGGTGCGGCGGTCAAGCGGTTCAAGCCGGGCGATGAGGTTTATGCCCGTGCGCCTGAAAACAGGATCGGCACGTTTGCCCACCGCATCGCCGTCGACGAAACAGCGGTCGCCCTCAAACCCGCCCGTCTCGACATGACCGAGGCGGCGTGCATGCCGCTGGTGGCGTTGACCGCGTGGCAGGCATTGGTTGAAGTCGCCAGGTTGCAAAAGGGTCAGAAAGTGTTGATCCACGCCGGCTCCGGTGGCGTCGGCACAGTCGCCATTCAGCTGGCCAGACACCTCGGCGCTTTCGTCGCGACGACTACCAGCACGGCGAATGTCGAGTGGGTCAAAGCGCTGGGCGCTGACGTGGTGATTGATTACACGCAACAGGATTTCGCCAGCGAACTGCGCGATTACGATGTAGTGCTCAACAGCCTCGGTGGCGATGTGCTGGAGAAATCGCTGAAGGTGCTGAAACCGGGTGGGCAGCTGATTTCCCTGTCCGGACCGCCGACCGCGCAGTTCGCACAGGAGCAGGGTTTGTCGTGGCTGCTTGGGTTGGTCATGCGTGTGCTCAGCAGCGGTATCCGGCGAAAGGCGCGCAAGCGTGGGGTGCGTTATGCGTTTCTGTTTATGCGCGCCGATGGCATTCAGCTGCAGAAGATCAGCGCATTGATCGAGGCTGGGGTTATCAAACCGGTGATCGACCGGATCTTTGGCTTCGATCAGATAGCTGACGCCTTGCACTACGTCGAACAAGGCCGGGCCAAGGGCAAGGTCGCCATCGTGATCGATCCTGAAAGCCCCTCACCCTAG